One Candidatus Planktophila limnetica DNA segment encodes these proteins:
- a CDS encoding M20/M25/M40 family metallo-hydrolase has translation MTSEKQGEYGRLNPMLAALEALVKCESPTEDLNACNDVVRLASDIATRVLGTPAEIRQIEGRPVFWWGAAQPDVVLLAHLDTVWPIGSFTPLWQINGDVLRGPGTYDMKAGFVQALFALKGISGSVALIGTTDEETGSHASRKLIQDVSSKAKAVLVLEAAIDGKVKTGRKGTAMYQVHVHGRAAHAGLEPEKGINATTEIAHIITSLASLENKEKQTTVVPTLVKAGNSTNTVPDYAVLDIDARSFSTDEINRVDAAIRALKPLHPEARIEITGGLNRPPLETTSTMELYERAEKVAARIGMPPLGHASVGGASDGNFAAAAGAKVLDGLGAVGSGAHATTEWISIKALEERSAFLHEFVKDLLND, from the coding sequence ATGACAAGCGAGAAGCAAGGCGAATACGGCAGACTTAACCCTATGTTGGCAGCCCTTGAAGCTTTAGTGAAGTGTGAATCTCCTACTGAAGATCTCAATGCGTGCAACGATGTTGTTCGTTTAGCAAGTGATATTGCAACTCGTGTACTTGGAACTCCTGCAGAGATTCGCCAAATAGAAGGTCGCCCAGTTTTTTGGTGGGGCGCGGCGCAACCTGATGTTGTTTTACTCGCACACTTAGACACAGTCTGGCCAATTGGCTCATTTACTCCACTGTGGCAAATAAATGGCGATGTTCTTCGTGGTCCTGGCACATATGACATGAAGGCTGGATTTGTTCAAGCACTCTTTGCGCTTAAGGGAATTAGCGGCTCAGTTGCACTGATCGGCACAACTGATGAAGAAACCGGAAGTCACGCATCTCGTAAATTAATTCAAGATGTGTCATCAAAGGCAAAGGCTGTTCTTGTACTAGAAGCTGCAATTGATGGAAAAGTAAAGACTGGTCGCAAGGGCACAGCGATGTATCAAGTACATGTGCATGGCCGCGCCGCACACGCCGGACTGGAACCTGAAAAGGGAATTAACGCAACAACTGAAATTGCACACATTATTACCTCACTTGCATCCTTAGAAAACAAAGAGAAGCAGACAACTGTTGTTCCAACTCTTGTAAAAGCCGGAAACTCAACTAATACCGTTCCTGATTATGCAGTTCTAGATATTGATGCACGATCATTTTCAACGGATGAAATCAATCGCGTTGACGCCGCTATACGTGCCTTAAAACCACTACATCCAGAAGCGCGTATTGAAATTACTGGTGGATTAAATCGTCCACCACTTGAAACAACTTCAACTATGGAGCTCTACGAACGCGCAGAAAAAGTTGCTGCCCGTATTGGAATGCCACCACTTGGACATGCATCTGTTGGCGGTGCCAGCGATGGAAACTTTGCAGCAGCCGCTGGTGCCAAAGTTCTAGATGGTCTTGGCGCTGTTGGCTCTGGTGCACATGCCACAACTGAGTGGATAAGCATTAAGGCCCTTGAAGAGCGCAGCGCTTTCTTGCATGAATTTGTTAAGGACTTACTCAATGACTGA